Genomic segment of Nostoc sp. UHCC 0302:
CTCTGGATATCCAGTGAGTTTATGCATCAAATATATTGGAATATCATAAATTTTTTTGAATTCCCTTGGATGCATTGGTTCAATTCCAATATTTTGTGCCATGATGCTCTTGCTCCTACTGTAGGTAGTCTCTATGGTGGGAGTAGCCCTCCGGTGGTGACACACCGGGGGCATTTTGCTGAAAATATATCATATTTCTAGCTTAAAATATGGGTTAAAATTGCATAAGTAGAGCAAAATATTCATCAAGAAATAGATATTTAAGTGAATTAATAATTTTAATGAAAACTAAACTTAGTTTTGTTCAGCTCTCGAAATCAAAACACGCAATCAGTAATACCTCTTATCCTAAAAGCGAGTATGATAAATGTTAATTTTTTCACATACTCGCAATCTATCGACTCATAAAAATTGAGAATATTTTTATCCTTGCCTCTGATTCAACCAAGTTTCTAAATCAGTCAATGACGAAAAATCTAACAATGCCTCTCCCAAAGTTTCTAATTGCTCAATAGATAATTCTAGAATACGTCCGATTAATGATGAGTCAATTTCACCAAGCCGACGATTTAGCTGACGTATAATTAAACGCTGTTCACCTTGTTTACTTCCTTCTTGTATTGCTTGCTCACGATCTTGCTGATAAAGTGGTTCTAACCGCATAATTAGCTCCTGATCATCTGGTTCTAAATTTTGATTAACTCTTAAATTCTGGCGGAGATTGTAGACTAATTCTAGCGTTGCTTTTTGGAAGGGGTGATTTGGTGGCAGAGATTGCAACTCATCAATTGCCTGTGACTGTACTTTTCCACGACCTAAAATTCTTAACCACAGGGTTTCTTCAATAACTGGTAGCTGGTGAATAGCAACGATAGCTGTCCTGAGTGCATCTGCTAAAAAGTGTACTCCTGGTAACCAATCATTCGTAGGCATTGCCCTAAAACTAGATAACAAGTTTTCAGATGCAGTCGGAGTCAGAATCCACAGTTTGGGAATCTCCGATTCTTGAACATTGGTATTATTTCGATTAGCTTCTCG
This window contains:
- a CDS encoding DUF4351 domain-containing protein; its protein translation is MTRFIHDQFAKDYLEELLKPYGEVKAPSRVAGEIREIDVSFSPRIEQITNLEVLGLLGRFAATPAIFEPYRNAASNDEICDCLLKLLEVKGALQREANRNNTNVQESEIPKLWILTPTASENLLSSFRAMPTNDWLPGVHFLADALRTAIVAIHQLPVIEETLWLRILGRGKVQSQAIDELQSLPPNHPFQKATLELVYNLRQNLRVNQNLEPDDQELIMRLEPLYQQDREQAIQEGSKQGEQRLIIRQLNRRLGEIDSSLIGRILELSIEQLETLGEALLDFSSLTDLETWLNQRQG